A DNA window from Hydrogenophaga taeniospiralis contains the following coding sequences:
- a CDS encoding NUDIX hydrolase — protein MNTRWKPSVTVAAIIERDGRYLLVEEHTPEGLCLNNPAGHLDPGESPTEGVTRETLEETAHHFTPTALVGVYLSRFQRASTGEDITYLRFAYCGELGDFDPQRELDTGIVRTLWMTPDEIRASAGRHRSPLVLRCVEDHLAGQRYPMELVHTEPSVNAPGGADPLPPATPSL, from the coding sequence ATGAACACCCGTTGGAAACCCAGTGTCACCGTGGCGGCCATCATCGAGCGCGACGGCCGCTACCTGCTGGTCGAAGAGCACACGCCCGAGGGCCTGTGCCTGAACAACCCGGCCGGCCACCTCGACCCCGGGGAGAGCCCCACCGAAGGCGTGACGCGCGAAACGCTGGAAGAAACCGCCCACCACTTCACGCCCACGGCCCTGGTCGGCGTCTACCTCTCGCGCTTCCAGCGGGCCAGCACCGGCGAAGACATCACCTACCTGCGCTTCGCCTATTGCGGCGAACTGGGCGACTTCGATCCACAACGCGAGCTCGACACCGGCATCGTGCGCACCCTGTGGATGACGCCCGACGAGATCCGCGCCAGCGCCGGGCGCCACCGCAGCCCGCTGGTGCTGCGCTGCGTGGAGGACCACCTGGCGGGCCAGCGCTATCCGATGGAACTGGTGCACACCGAACCGTCCGTGAACGCGCCCGGCGGCGCAGACCCTTTGCCGCCGGCCACGCCGTCGCTATGA